The Prosthecobacter dejongeii genome contains a region encoding:
- a CDS encoding RNA polymerase sigma factor: MKNFDDFTGDPQQSCLLLLSRAVAGDMEAATLLYPRSVPSLCAWLAQRLPHPLAEEVAHDTLLKILRTGVQPPQGESFLSWLHSVAWQLAVQRLREERERMQKEQEFGQHLQLMNVPAAEPVEQMKVLAASLAALPQRHRKLLRLYYFQKQTSKAIAKAQGRTRSAVAVQIHRICEQLRHETKSALHRTFQSPLPGSSQFN, from the coding sequence ATGAAAAATTTTGACGATTTCACAGGTGATCCTCAGCAGAGCTGCCTTTTGCTACTCTCGCGGGCCGTGGCGGGGGATATGGAGGCAGCGACCTTGCTGTACCCACGCAGTGTTCCCTCACTTTGTGCATGGTTAGCCCAGCGCCTGCCCCATCCGTTAGCGGAAGAGGTCGCGCATGATACCTTGCTAAAAATCTTGCGCACTGGCGTGCAGCCTCCGCAGGGAGAGTCCTTTCTGAGTTGGCTTCATTCCGTGGCGTGGCAACTGGCTGTGCAGCGGCTTCGGGAAGAGAGAGAACGGATGCAAAAGGAGCAGGAGTTCGGGCAGCATCTCCAGTTGATGAATGTCCCTGCGGCGGAGCCTGTGGAGCAGATGAAAGTGCTGGCAGCTTCCCTAGCGGCCTTGCCTCAGCGTCACCGCAAATTACTGCGGCTCTATTACTTCCAGAAACAGACCAGTAAAGCCATCGCCAAGGCGCAAGGCCGCACGCGCAGTGCGGTGGCGGTGCAGATTCACCGCATCTGTGAGCAGTTGCGTCATGAGACGAAATCCGCACTGCACCGCACCTTTCAAAGTCCCTTGCCTGGTTCCTCTCAGTTCAACTGA